In Rhizobium jaguaris, a single window of DNA contains:
- a CDS encoding transporter, whose product MIFVPCATIASAGITNAQEANSDLAKKLSNPVASLISVPFQFNYDRGFGPNNGNRETLNIQPVIPFSINENWNVISRTILPVIWQDNIAGPSGSQFGLGDITQSFFFSPKEPTAGGIIWGAGPAFLIPTATDDLLGSGKFGLGPTAVVLKQEGPWTVGALANHIWSVAGEANRPDVSSTFLQPFVSYTTSDAWTFTLNTESTYDWKGEQWSVPINFQVAKLVKFGKQPVSFQAGARYWAAAPDNGPEGWGFRVAMTFLFPK is encoded by the coding sequence ATGATCTTCGTGCCCTGCGCGACGATCGCGAGTGCTGGCATCACGAACGCCCAAGAGGCGAATAGCGATCTGGCAAAAAAGCTGAGCAATCCCGTGGCATCGCTGATCAGCGTGCCGTTCCAGTTCAACTACGATCGTGGCTTCGGCCCCAACAACGGCAACCGCGAGACCCTCAACATCCAGCCCGTCATCCCGTTTTCGATCAATGAGAACTGGAACGTCATATCCCGCACCATCCTTCCCGTCATCTGGCAGGACAACATCGCAGGTCCGTCCGGCAGTCAATTTGGGTTGGGCGACATCACGCAGAGCTTCTTCTTCTCTCCTAAGGAACCGACGGCGGGCGGGATCATCTGGGGTGCAGGTCCCGCGTTCCTGATACCGACGGCGACCGACGATCTGCTTGGCAGCGGCAAGTTCGGCCTCGGTCCGACCGCCGTAGTCCTCAAGCAGGAAGGCCCGTGGACCGTCGGGGCGCTCGCCAACCACATCTGGTCGGTGGCGGGCGAGGCAAACCGGCCTGACGTTAGCTCAACCTTCTTGCAGCCTTTCGTCTCCTACACGACATCCGATGCCTGGACCTTCACCCTTAACACTGAGAGCACTTACGATTGGAAAGGCGAACAATGGTCGGTCCCGATCAACTTTCAGGTAGCGAAGCTCGTCAAGTTCGGCAAGCAGCCTGTCAGCTTCCAGGCAGGCGCGCGCTACTGGGCCGCGGCCCCGGATAACGGGCCGGAGGGATGGGGCTTCCGGGTGGCGATGACTTTCCTCTTTCCGAAGTAA